The genomic interval gcTGCCAGCTTTCCCGTGCGCACTGCTGCCACCATCCCTGCTGGGCACCTCCCacctggctgctggcacagcccagctaGGCCACCCCATCAGGACACTCTGTGTGACGTGTCttgctctcttctttctcccaaaGATATTAGCAAAGTACCTCCAGCCTTCGGAAAGGACAGATTCCTCCTCAAACCATCAAGGGCCTGACAGATCTCAGCATCTTCAAGAAGCAGCTGGTTAGAAGCGTGGTGGATGGGATCACGGGAGAGGCTGACCTCTGGCTGGTAGATGTGAGTGGCCTGTGCCTGGATTGCCCTTCAGCTCTGTCAGCCCTtgttcctccctccatccctcccagacCTGGGTGGCTCGGGCACCTGAAGCCACCCACCTtaaggcagcagagagggctgggaagggcaACTGAGGAAATGCTGCACTCCAGAGGCAGcaccatccatccctccatccctccatccctccatccctccatccgTCCATCCATcctcccctgtgtccccccctccaGATGCCAAAGATCATGAGCTGCATCTACCAGAACCTGCGCTTCATGAGCACAGAGTCAGCCTGGCAGGGGGTGCGGTCGCTGCTTCTCAAGATGGTTGAGAAGTGCCCTGAGGAGGCAGTCACGGCGCTGTTGGACAAGGCTCCACAGGAGACAGGTACTGGCCCCAAAAGTACCCAGAAGGGGCACTTGAGGGCTTGTAGCCTATGGGGAGAGGGACCCCTCCACTGCAGGGAGcaccagcagggagcagccctctcctgctgcccgGGGCATCCCACCcgtggggcaggggctgcatcCTGCAGGGCTGTCCAGGCCATGCTGCTGTGGCTGAGGCAGCCCTGCTGACAGAGTGCTTTGGCTTGCAGCACTGGCCTGGACATGTGGGAGGTGATGTTCTCCGTGCCCCAGGCCTTGGAGATGGTTTTGCCCGAGCTCCtcaagcagctccagcagaggaagcagaagatgCTCTTCTGCACTCTCATAGAGGACACATCCTGCTTGGCTGTGAGTTCCCAGAAAGGGCCCCCGTGCCCTCGTCCTCAGCTgcaggggggaagcaggagctgcacAGTGCAGGGAgctccacagctctgcccatccctcactgctgggtttctttcagctgctggccAGCATTCACTTGCAGAGGAGCACTTTGCCCGAACCTATGAGTTCTGTAGGTTTCTGAGGCACCAGAGCCGGGCATGCTCTCGTTGGTGCTCAGCAGCATTGCCACGCTGTCAGAGAGTCCTGAGATGGTGAGCAGGCATTctggagggcaggcaggaggctggggacTGCAGTGGCTTGGCCTCGGCTGGGAGTCAGACAAACACCctcacctccctgccatggtGGGGCCCTgtggctgcctggggagctTTCCAGGCACTTGTGATCTCATCACCAAATGGAAACTTCTTTTCCACACAGGCAAGAAAAATGAAGGTGCTTCTGCCAGACTTGATGGAggtcctgcagcagggcagcGAAGATAACAAGATGAAGGCCCTGACGGTCTTCAGAAATGTGACGGGTGAACTGACGAGGGAGGAGGCCAGCCCCATGGCTGTGGAGCTGGTGGACAAGCTCCTGCCCCTCTTTGACAACGTAAGGCTGGTGTGGGAGCCTGAGCCCTTCAGAAGCCCATCCTGTGGGCGGCACttggagcaggggctgctcctctccttttctcctctgggCTCTtgtgggatggatggatggatggatggatggatggatggatgggttCCGAGTtctgcagcccagctcagctTCTCCCTGAACCCTGCGGGCTCTGCTAGCTGGGAACGGGCTCAccatgggcagagctgctcttgctcaagtcctcctctgcttctccctagGAGCTGTTAAGCGAGCTGAGGGAGCTCTCCATCAGCCTCTtcactgagctgctgaagaagGTGGCGGGGAAGTGCAAGAGGCAGATGAGGAACCAAGTGCGACGAGGGCTGCTCCCGCTCTGTTTTCACATGAGTGACAACACCCAGAGCGTGGCTGAGGTACAAGttccaaagcagagctgcaggaagagcCCCGCAGCTCTTTGGGCCAGGGCACCTTGTCCCTAACGGGTTCCTAGGGGTGGGATCAGGGCAGGAATAAAGGCAGATTAGAAGGAGGGGGATGCCAGGCCTCCTTCCCCAGGCCGTGCTGCCATCTGCCAACTTGTGCTGTTGTGCAGGCCTCCAGCCAAGCCCTCCTTGCTGCCGCAGAGCTCCTCAAGTGGCAACAGCTCCAACACCTGGTGCAGACAGAGCAGACATGGAGGATTGGAGAGTGCTTGGTAAGGACAACCCGCAAGCTTTaggctggaggaggaagaagtctgggctctgggctctgcaactctgcctcccctgcagccctgctgcagcccagagcccacagcctggagctgcatCCTTGTTCCCTCTCCTCAAGAAGAGAGCCCCCAGGGGCTCCTCTCCAggcccctctcccctccctgcaccccgCGGGGGTCTCTCTTGGCACCCCCGGGGCTCCCTCTCCAGCTCAGTCCCACAGGCTcctggctgggagaggggaatgggctgggaggagggacTGGGACATGCCCATAGCCTCCcgctctctccagctgctgcaggacagggcCAGGGCTGAAGATTACTTGGATCAGAGCCTGGGGTACCTGGATAACGCTCAGGCCACCCTGAGAATGGAAGCCATCAGGTTCATcggtgagccacagcccctgcGGACCCCCTTCTGGCAGCCAGGCCCCAGTCCCCactgctgccctggcaccaggagcagccGTGTGGCTGCCAGAGCCCCTCATGGCTGCCCCGTGCAGGGCCTCGGCCTCCCTCTGCCAAccctgcccacgcagggggGCTTGGTGGCCGCCTTGCCCAGTGCCACCCTGTCACTCCTGGTCTTCCGCGGGCTCAGCCCTGCGGAGGGGCAGGAGGTTGTGCAGCTGAGGCGGCCGGGCCGGGGGTTGTGCTGGGGCGGagtgtgctgggggggggggggggggggggggagcagcacACTGGAGAcgctctctctctttcttcccaggGCTTGCTGCGCGGGGCCAAAGCCAGCAGAAGCTGTCTGAGATGATCAGCGgtgagcaggggcagagctgtgctggtcggggctggaggggcagggggcggagcctgggcagggtgctgccatgCCAGGCCCTGCTCTAGAGAAATGCTTCGGGGGCAGGGGAAGATGGCAGGGGCACGCTGGGcattcctctgcagcagctctgttctcctggaagggaaaggggctgccgggggctggaggagatggCTCTGCAGACACCGCGGCTCATTTtgcctctcttttccttttggtcACAGCACTTCAGCCCCTGGAGAATGACTGCAAACCCTCTGTCCAGGGCCTGGCAACTCAGACCAGTTTCATTCTGAGCTGTCTGAGGGTGAAGGCAAAACCAGGAAGCACCAAGCGACCTTGGCGCCGCTGAGCCCGGCTGAGGTGCAGCTCTTCTCTGGGAAGAGCCCTGGTCTGCCTCCggctcctgactgctgctgactccagggtTCCAGCCTGgaccttcccagggctgccctgtgAGAGTTagtgggggaaaagggggaggaaggtgggatcattttcctgtgtatttctGTATAGTTAGTAACGTTCCTGGATAGTTGTATAgctttagtaattttttccttgttctcattactgtttcattaaagttgtgtcGTTTAGTTTCCAACCAtaagtctctgtcccttattctctctcctttctttattagggaggggaggggcattaatagaCAGCATCTGTTGTTGGGTTTAATTGCCACTCCAGTGTTAAAGCCTGCCATTTTTGTAAAGTCTTGTGACCTCCATGAGTCACTGCTCATCTTTCCTCGCAATCAGGACATAAAATAACAGCTCGGATAGTAACAATCACCATCACTAAATTCTACAACCGCATATTTTTGCACTTCCTACAAAGGATCTCATCAGGTAGGTCTCAACGATAATCCCCATATAGCACACACTCACTTTGTTCACTTCCAAACCCATAAAAATTTTACAACTTTGGCCTCTGACCACTGATTGCCCCAATTAGACCAAAGCTTACGCTTCCAGTAAGTGAAACCCAGTTCCCAGTAATaaaattccccccccccccccgttttttttttcccctttttcacaGTTTCTACGTTTCAGAGCATCCATCAGGTAACATTCATTCCGGGATAAAAGGATACTCACTTCACAGAGAGACAAAACATAGTGACAAAGTCACCTGGGCTACAATCCCACTTCCTCACTTAGGACCCCACCAGCTGGTTGTTTTCTTCTTacccttctcctgcctccagctctccagTGCCCAAATCCCGCAGGTTCACAGATGGTCCCTGAGGGCCAGCAAGCTCTCCTTTTAGCAGGACTCACACCCAGGAGAGCCAAAAACACTGTGTTCAACTTGGTCTTGCCTTCAAGAGGGAAGTTAGGGGGAAGTTAGGGAAgaactccagcagtgctgtcaatggttttccCCTGTGAATCACTTTGTATTCCTCGTGCCAAAATACCAGGTTCCTTTGGAGATGGTAGTTGGGGGGGTGGCTGGATGAATGGAGAGCCTGTCCAGATCTGTGAAAGCTAATGTGTCAGCGGGGAGGCAGTTGTTACTCTGGGATGAACTTGGTAAGGAAACAGACAGAGATGTGTTTCAACATAAACTTCAAGTGTTTTTCAAAAGAGCTTTCAGATagatgtattaatttaattctgtttgtCGAATGGAGAAACAGACCCAAGAACCATCTAATGCAAAGTCCCGC from Heliangelus exortis chromosome 18, bHelExo1.hap1, whole genome shotgun sequence carries:
- the LOC139804663 gene encoding maestro heat-like repeat-containing protein family member 7 translates to MLSLVLSSIATLSESPEMARKMKVLLPDLMEVLQQGSEDNKMKALTVFRNVTGELTREEASPMAVELVDKLLPLFDNELLSELRELSISLFTELLKKVAGKCKRQMRNQVRRGLLPLCFHMSDNTQSVAEASSQALLAAAELLKWQQLQHLVQTEQTWRIGECLLLQDRARAEDYLDQSLGYLDNAQATLRMEAIRFIGLAARGQSQQKLSEMISALQPLENDCKPSVQGLATQTSFILSCLRVKAKPGSTKRPWRR